DNA sequence from the Chroogloeocystis siderophila 5.2 s.c.1 genome:
ATTTAAGTGAACAAAAGATATCTGAACTTGTGTCATACAGGTATATCTTTTTTATTCCAGATAATTTTCGTGTTTTGAGAAACTTGTGTTCTCACCCGAATATAGGGAAATATCTTTTTCCGATTACAGAATTAGTTACTCAGGTACAACAATTAATAGAAACCTGTTAGCACTCTAACAGTAGCGTTTTCGGTGCTAAGTTAGGAAATTTGCACGATTTTAGAACGTAGTCGCAGTTTACTCCAATTAAGTATTTGTAAAACCTGTATCCTGAAGAAACTCTAAAATTGCTGTGTTGAGTTCTTCGGGACAGTTTGCAGGTGCGTCATGACCACAATTTTCAATAATTTTTACTTGCGAATGGGGCATGTGCGATCGCAATTTTTCAGCATCTGTAACCGGAAACCAGCGATCTTGATCGCCCCAAACAATGAGTGTTGGACAAGTAATCTCACCTAAACGTGCTTGAATTTTACTAATTAAATTAGGCTGTTTTTGCTGTAAGCGTTTGATTTCCTGGGCAGCAATTTGTAGTTCTTCAGTGACTTTCGCTAGTGTTCCAGGGATGTAAATGTAGGGATAAGTAATCCAGTAAACTTCTTCAGGTGTAACTGTTGACCAATCTACCAAAACCTCACGGCGTTCTACTCGGACGATCGCGCGGACAAGCGTCGAGAAAAAGAATGTCAACCGCAGCGAATCAACAATCTTTAATAATTCAATAGGTAAATCGGAAAGCGATCGCATCCATCGGTTAGGTAATCGTTCAGGAAATATTGGTACGTTAATTAAAACTAAACTTGCAAATAACTCCGGATTCTCTTGCACAACCGCAAGACTCACCAATGCACCTAAAGATATTGCTACTACAATCGCAGGTTCATTACACAAAGCACGGATAATCCGCTCTAATTCTATCA
Encoded proteins:
- a CDS encoding alpha/beta fold hydrolase, giving the protein MQDWWRETFPQGRQNLTIIDTNGHPVSIAYGEKGTGKPLILIHGIGSWSYSWRHCIEPLSKHFRVICFDAKGYGFSEKLAYPEHPGHQLIELERIIRALCNEPAIVVAISLGALVSLAVVQENPELFASLVLINVPIFPERLPNRWMRSLSDLPIELLKIVDSLRLTFFFSTLVRAIVRVERREVLVDWSTVTPEEVYWITYPYIYIPGTLAKVTEELQIAAQEIKRLQQKQPNLISKIQARLGEITCPTLIVWGDQDRWFPVTDAEKLRSHMPHSQVKIIENCGHDAPANCPEELNTAILEFLQDTGFTNT